From the genome of Candidatus Ruthia magnifica str. Cm (Calyptogena magnifica):
GCGGCAGGCATGAACCCTATGGACCTTAAACGAGGTATTGACAAAGCAACAGAAACTGCTGTTAATGCGTTGCGTGAGTTCTCACAACCTTGTAATGATACAAAAGCCATTGCCCAAGTTGGTACCATTTCTGCAAACTCTGATATTTCTGTGGGTGATATTATTGCTGATGCCATGGAAAAAGTGGGTCAAGCTGGTGTTATTACAGTCGAAGAAGGTTCTGGTTTTGAAAATGAACTTGATGTGGTCGAGGGCATGCAGTTTGATCGCGGCTATTTATCACCTTACTTTGTTAACAATCAAGAATCAATGACTGCTAATCTTGAAACACCTTTTGTATTATTACATGACGGTAAAATTTCAAATATTCGTGATTTATTGCCTACATTAGAAGCAGTTCAAAAATCAGGCAAAGCTTTGCTAATCATTGCCGAAGACATTGATGGTGAAGCGTTAGCCACGTTAGTAGTTAACAATATGCGTGGTATTGTTAAAGTTGCAGCGGTTAAAGCTCCTGGCTTTGGCGATCGTCGTAAAGCAATTTTGGAAGACATTGCCGTACTAACAGGTGGTATGGTTATTTCAGAAGAAGTTGGTTTGTCTTTAGAAAAGGTAACTGAAGAACATCTTGGTACTGCTAAACGCATTGAAATTGGCAAGGAAAACACTGTCATTGTTGATGGTGCTGGCAAAAAAGTCGATATTGATGGCCGTATTGCACAAATTAAAGCACAAATTGAAACTACAACGAGCGATTATGATAAGGAAAAATTGCTTGAACGCTTGGCTAAATTATCAGGTGGTGTTGCTGTGATTAAAGTAGGCGCTGCTACTGAAGTTGAAATGAAAGAAAAGAAAGGCCGTGTTGATGATGCGTTACACGCCACTCGTGCTGCTGTTGAAGAAGGTGTCGTTCCTGGTGGTGGTGTT
Proteins encoded in this window:
- the groL gene encoding chaperonin GroEL (60 kDa chaperone family; promotes refolding of misfolded polypeptides especially under stressful conditions; forms two stacked rings of heptamers to form a barrel-shaped 14mer; ends can be capped by GroES; misfolded proteins enter the barrel where they are refolded when GroES binds), which codes for MSAKDIKFGSEARNLMLDGVNMLANAVKVTLGPKGRNVVLDKSFGGPTITKDGVSVAQEITLEGKFENMGAQMVKEVASKTNDIAGDGTTTATVLAQALVIEGVKSVAAGMNPMDLKRGIDKATETAVNALREFSQPCNDTKAIAQVGTISANSDISVGDIIADAMEKVGQAGVITVEEGSGFENELDVVEGMQFDRGYLSPYFVNNQESMTANLETPFVLLHDGKISNIRDLLPTLEAVQKSGKALLIIAEDIDGEALATLVVNNMRGIVKVAAVKAPGFGDRRKAILEDIAVLTGGMVISEEVGLSLEKVTEEHLGTAKRIEIGKENTVIVDGAGKKVDIDGRIAQIKAQIETTTSDYDKEKLLERLAKLSGGVAVIKVGAATEVEMKEKKGRVDDALHATRAAVEEGVVPGGGVALVRVIKALDGLTGDNHDQNIGIDIAKRAMEAPLRQIVTNGGGEASVILNEVAKGKDNYGYNAATEKYGDMLKMGILDPTKVVRAALQHAASISGLMITTEAMITDTPQDTPATAAAPDMGGMGGMM